From the genome of Flavobacterium ovatum, one region includes:
- a CDS encoding RagB/SusD family nutrient uptake outer membrane protein, which translates to MKIYIFITIASVALFSTVVTSCSDDFVDRPVAYSIDSENYFNSKTDYDNALIGAYDALQTTFVNVLLGEIASDNTFAGGNSPTDVIGYQQIDQMIHSPVNAETKKIWEWMFAGVQRCNYILEFKDKTNFVGKEQIIAEARFLRAYYHFELVKWFGGIPLNGDVRFVPGDEKSVPRATTAEVYAEIQKDLIYAADNLSAVPSQKGRATSGSALALLGKAYLYDKKYDEAAATFDKLILTGNYHLVKTTDLTTQQITAGLTPYGSIFEAEGENGPESVFEIQYTDVEGGSYGYMQAIEGNVAVGFAGPFGYEGPVFADGNNFNLPTPKIVNAFEVGDSRKPVTILDMVAWIAQNPGTKYTKQNQDTGFFNRKYIPRTRRAEAAGDVKLTSPNNYRAIRYADVLLMAAEAHNKSKIVNDAKARIYLNEVRARAFGDNNHEITSSGPALYDKILEERRVELAGEGIRFFDLVRTGKAGQEIPGFTVGKNELFPIPIEEIQFAKGNWKQNPNYNN; encoded by the coding sequence ATGAAAATATATATATTTATTACAATCGCAAGCGTAGCACTTTTCTCAACAGTGGTCACTTCATGTAGCGATGATTTTGTTGATCGTCCTGTAGCTTATTCTATAGATTCTGAGAATTATTTTAATTCTAAAACAGATTATGACAATGCTTTAATTGGAGCTTATGACGCTCTACAAACCACTTTTGTAAATGTGCTTTTGGGAGAAATAGCCTCTGACAACACCTTTGCTGGAGGAAACAGTCCAACCGATGTAATTGGATACCAACAGATAGATCAGATGATACATTCACCCGTAAATGCTGAAACCAAAAAAATATGGGAGTGGATGTTTGCAGGTGTTCAAAGATGCAATTACATTCTCGAATTTAAAGACAAAACTAATTTTGTAGGTAAAGAACAAATTATTGCTGAAGCCCGTTTTTTAAGAGCTTATTATCATTTTGAATTAGTTAAATGGTTTGGAGGAATTCCATTGAACGGAGATGTTCGATTTGTTCCTGGTGATGAAAAGTCAGTTCCTCGTGCTACAACGGCTGAAGTGTATGCTGAAATTCAGAAAGATTTAATTTATGCAGCAGATAATTTATCGGCTGTTCCCTCTCAAAAAGGGAGAGCGACAAGTGGATCAGCTCTAGCTTTGCTTGGAAAAGCTTATTTGTATGATAAAAAATACGATGAAGCAGCTGCTACATTTGATAAATTGATACTAACAGGAAATTATCATCTTGTAAAAACTACAGATTTAACAACACAACAAATAACGGCAGGATTAACTCCTTACGGAAGCATTTTTGAAGCGGAAGGTGAAAATGGACCTGAATCTGTTTTTGAAATTCAGTACACTGATGTTGAAGGTGGTTCTTATGGCTACATGCAAGCCATTGAAGGGAATGTAGCTGTTGGTTTTGCCGGTCCTTTTGGATACGAAGGCCCTGTTTTTGCTGATGGTAACAATTTTAATCTTCCAACTCCTAAAATAGTGAATGCATTTGAAGTAGGTGATTCTAGAAAACCAGTCACAATTTTGGATATGGTAGCATGGATAGCTCAAAACCCAGGGACTAAGTATACTAAGCAAAATCAAGATACAGGGTTTTTTAATAGGAAATACATCCCTAGAACTAGAAGAGCAGAAGCTGCTGGAGATGTTAAATTGACGAGTCCAAATAACTATAGAGCGATTCGTTATGCTGATGTACTGTTGATGGCTGCAGAGGCTCATAATAAAAGTAAAATAGTGAATGATGCTAAAGCTAGGATCTATTTAAACGAAGTTAGAGCAAGGGCTTTTGGTGATAATAATCATGAAATTACATCTTCAGGTCCCGCTTTATATGATAAGATTTTAGAGGAAAGAAGAGTAGAGCTAGCAGGTGAAGGTATTCGTTTCTTTGATTTAGTTCGTACGGGTAAAGCAGGTCAAGAAATACCAGGCTTTACTGTTGGCAAAAACGAATTGTTTCCAATTCCAATAGAAGAAATACAGTTTGCTAAAGGAAACTGGAAACAAAATCCTAACTATAATAATTAG